Genomic segment of Gilliamella apis:
TCTTTAAATAATGATTATATGTATCAGCGATTTTTCTATTTATTAGTTTCAAAACGATTTAATATTTTTAGATATTCAAAAATAAATCAAGCAAAACCATATTAATTAAAGCTTTCACTTTTTAGTGAAAAATGATTTTTAAAGTGATAAATCTCGCTAAACACATTAATCATTCCATAATTTAATTTTATGATTTATCTCCCATAGCCTGATTGCTTAAAGTCAAATAGCTATTGGGATTTATCATAACTATAAAGTCATTAAGAAAAATAACTCTGTCTATACCCTTTTTTATCTGAACAAAATAGTAATATTTCAAAGGCGAATATTATTAAAACCAATCGCGAAAACAGAATCTATAATCATGATTAAACTGACTGCTAATGAAATAGCTGATTCACTTTTTTTAGCCGATAGAAATAAATGACATTTACTACTAAGATAAGCATTAAGTTATTGGTATAAAATCAAAATACTTTTATTGATTAATCTAAATTAATATCTTAAAAATCAGATTAATAAGTGAATTCTGAAATGTTTTTTATTACTGATTGAAAGTTATTATATCAAGTGTATAGTTATGTTATATCCGGTGGAGATTACTGTGATAAAAAATTTTAAAAGGATGCGAAAATGAACCAAACTATATGGAAACTAGACAATACTATCAAACACTATGATTGGGGGAGTATCGATGGCATAACCAATTTATTTGCTATTCCCAATCCGACGTCGGAACCTATGGCTGAAATTTGGATGGGCATGCATCCACTTGGTTGCTCTTTAGCAATTGATGAAAAGCTAGGTAAAATAAGGCTTGATAAGTTAATAAAAGACAATCCACAGCAAATTTTAGGTAATAAAACCTTTCAGCATTTTGGTTCACTCCCCTTTTTATTCAAAATTCTTTCAGCAAACAAAGCATTATCTATTCAAGTTCACCCAACATTGGAAAATGCCAAAATTGGCTTTGCAAAAGAGAACCAACTAGATATTGCTAGTGATGCACCCAATCGAAATTATAAAGATCCCAATCATAAACCTGAACTTATTTATGCATTAACTCCATTCAAAGCTATGCGTTCATTCCGTGCTATTGATGAAATTATCATGTTGTTTGAAAAAATTGCCTTATCCGATTTAACTATCCCAATATCACAATTAAAAAACAACCGTCATCCTGACCAATTAAAACATTTTTTTGAATACTTATTAACTCTTCCAACTCAAACAAAGACCGCGTTAATTAAACAGCTTTTGATGAAAATCAGTACTTTTAATGACGAACCCTATTTAACCATTAAGACTCTAGCTAAAGATTATCCTGATGATATTGGTTTATTTATGCCACTATTATTAAATGTAATTGAACTGAAACCGGGACAAGCTATGTTTTTATCAGCTAAAACACCGCATGCCTACCTATCTGGAACCGGTTTAGAGGTTATGGCTAATTCCGACAATGTATTAAGAGCTGGCCTCACCCATAAATATATTGATAGTTTAGAACTTATTAATAATACTAATTTTGAAAGTATGGCGTTAGATCAATTATTAACTAAACCAGTTATCAAAGATAATAAAATTGATTTTCCCGTACCGGTTGATGATTTTAAATTTGAGATCATAAAAAGTGACCAAAATTTGCATTGTGAAAAAGTAGATAGTGCGCAAATTGTGTTATGTCTTGATGGAGAAATCACCTTATCAACTGAATCACAGTCATTAACTTTACACAAAGGTGAATCGGCTTTAATCGCTTACCAAACTGATGTATATCATTATCAAGGTTTAGGCGTATTAGCTAAAGCATTTGATTAGCTTTTGGATAAAAATAAAAATTAAGTTTTTTTAATAGGTTAAATATGGTTGTTTTACATATTTACACTAATATATTAATATGTAGTAATATAATAATTAAAAATAAGCATCATGGATTCTAATAATAAAATTCCACGCCATTTGTTTATTCAGCAAGATTTATTAAAAAAAATCAAGTCAGGTGAATATGCTGAAGGGCAATTAATTCCTAAAGAATCTGAATTAACAGATATTTATCAAGTCAGTCGGCCAACTGTTCGCCAAGCTATTCAGTTTTTGGTCAACGATGGATACCTTGAACGTCGCAAACGTCGAGGAACAATAGTTAAGCAACAAAAGATTAATCAAGAATTTACCCATATTATCGAAAGTTATGATTCTGAAATGAATCGCAAGGGACTTCACCCTAAAACAAAAGTTTTAACCTTTAAATTGGATAAAGCGACCGGTGATATTGCTAAACATTTAGACATCAATGAATTTGAAGCTGTGTACAAATTAGTGCGTCTCCGTTATGCCGAAAACAAGCCAATAGTACTTGTGACAACTTATTTACCAGTAAAAGCATTGCCTAATTTTTTAGATAATGACTTTAAACAAGAAAAACTGTATTCAGTTTTAGAAAAAATGAATTTTCCAATTCTCCAAATACGTCGAAAATTAGATGTATTAAAAGCCGATGAAACAACTAGTGATCTATTAGATATTGAAGAAGGAGATCCTATTTTCTATTTCCATTCTATTGGATATAGCCACGATCGAACTCCAATCGAATATTCAATATCTAAATATCGTGGTGATATTAATTCATTTATCTTTGAGTTAAATCATTCCAGCTAATATAATAAATATACCCACTAATAAGTGGGTATATTAATCAACAAAAATATTAAAGTTTAAATTTTGATTGTTTGCGCTTGTGTTGTTTGTAAATCTTTTTTTATCTCTTCAATAATTGCAATACCGGCACTTGTTCCGATTCGTTCCGCCCCCACTGCAATCATCTTTTTAAATGTATCGGCATTACGAATACCGCCAGCAGCTTTCACTTTTACAACATCGCCTACATGTTGCTTCATTAATTTAACATCTTCAAGTGTCGCACCGGAAGGACCAAATCCTGTTGATGTTTTTATAAAGTCTGGTTTAACTTTAACTGCAATTTGGCAAAGTGCTATTTTTTCTTCATCGGTTAAATAACAATTTTCAAAAATCACTTTTGATGTAACATTATATTGACGACAAATCTTAACGATTTCTGACATTTCCCGTTCAATATAATTCAAATTTCCCGCCTTTAATTCAGAAATATTAATTACGTAATCAATTTCAGTTGCCCCAATTTCAATTGCATTTTTCGTTTCGAAGCATTTTGATTCTATCGTTGTTTGGCCTAAAGGAAATGCTATCGCTGCACCAATATCTACATCAGTATCTTTTAGTAGTTCAGCACACAATTTTGACTGAACTTGATTGATTGCAACCATCTTGAAATGGTAGTCAATAGCTTCTTGACATAGCTTTTTCATCATGGCCGTTGTTGCATCTGGTTTTAAATTAGTGTGATCAATAAGTCGACTTAAATCTCGTAAAGAATAATTTTTCATGTTTTTTACCTCAACCTCATATGTAATTACATATTTTAAATAAAATTTATTTATCGTCAATTAAAATAGATAAAATATGTGATAAACATCTCATTTCATTAAAAATAACTCTTAATATATTTGTTTTAAAAAATAAATATGTAAATATATATTTAAATATTATTTTAAGAGGGACTTGCAAATGAAAATAGTAGTTACTTCTCACGGCGAATTATGCGAAGGGATCTTATCAAGTTATCAAATGATTGCGGGTGATATATCACAATTTATCTCTGTCAAACTTGACGATAAGGGAATTAGCGACTTTTCTTCAAGATTAACAACCGTGTTAGATGAACAAACTATGAAAAATGAAGTTGTCATTGTTTTAAGTGACATCATGGGGGGTACACCTTATAACGAAACTTTCCGTTATATGCTGGCTAATCCAAATAAAGTTTATCTTATGGCTGGATTAAATTTATCAATGTTAATTCAAGCAGCAACAATAATTAATGAGCCCAATATAGATGAAGCTATTAATTCAATTCTGGAAGCAGGTCAAGCCTCAATATCCATTGCACCAATAACCGAAAATAGTAGTGAAGATTTAGATTTTTAATTAGTGAGACGATAGGAGTGAATAAATATGGCAATTACATTAACCAGAGTCGATGATCGTGTTATTCATGGTCAAATCATGACGCGTTGGACAAAAGTCAGACCTGTCGATGGCATCCTTGTAGTGGGTGACAATATCGCTTCAGATGAGTTACGCAAACGAGTATTAAAAGCGGCTGCGGGAACATTAAAAATTGGTATTTACACAGTAGAACAAGGTGTAGAGAAAATAAAACAAGGTACAGAGTCAAATAAAAACTTTTTTTTAATTAGTGATTCACCACAAACATTTGAAAAATTGTTAAAAGCGGGTGCTAAATTACCATCAACTTTAAATATTGGCTGTATGAATACTCGAGCAGGAGCAAAAGTATTAGGACGAACTGTTGCCATTGATGAGAATGATTATAAAGCATTTGATTACATTGAAAGTCAAGGAATTAAAATTGAATTTCAATTGTTGCCAGATGATGAAGCTAAAAATTGGAACGTAATGAAAAAGAAATATGACACTTTATAACTTTCATATTTAGAGGGAAAAATTATGGAAACAACTCTTTTTATTCCCGCTTTATTAACAGGGATATTTTGTTACTTAGGCGCGATTGAATCACCATGGCTTTTTGGTATGTCAGGTGGTTTTTATATAGTTGGTAGGCCACTAGTTGCTGGGTTATTAGTTGGTTTAGCCTTTGGTGATGTACAAGCCGGTGTATTATGTGGTTTAGCGGTACAAGCTGTTTTTATTGCAAATTTATCAACTGGAGGGGCAACAAATAGTGAAATAACCTATGCAGCTTATGGTGGAATTGGTTTAGCACTTGCCACAACTAAAGATCCTGCTGTCGCGGTAACTCTTTCGGTTTTATTGGGCCAGACTTTCGGTTTGATATTTTACAATACTCGAATGGCATTATACTCGTTCTGGAATAATAAAGCACAACATGCAGCTGAAACTAACAATACCCGAGGTATCGTTCTAAATCATCTATTTTATCCTCAAGTTACAACATTCTTATTACGTGCCGTTCCAGTCTTTTTAGCGATCTATTTTGGCTCTGGTTTAGTTGAATGGTTATTAGCTAATGTTCCTGAAGTTATTACCAAGATTATCTCAGTGTTAGGTGGTGTACTTCCTGCATTAGGTATCGCTATGCTTATGAATATCGTGATTAAATCGAAAATTCAGCTGATCTTTTTCTTCGCTGGTTTCGTGTTATTAGCTTTTGCAGGGTTAAGTATGATAGCACTAGTATTCATCTCCGCTTTAGTTGCTTACTTATACTTTATTGCAAGCAATAAATCGGCAACAACACCAATTAAAGAAACAAATTCACCAAATTCAGATGTTTTTGAAGATGATGATTTGTTCTAAAAAGGAGAACTAAAATGGATAAATTAATTGAGGAACAACGTTTAACAAAACGAGAATTACGCCAAATTTGGTATCGTTGGGGCTTTACTCATTTGTCATCAATGAGCTATGAGAAATTACAAGCACATGCTTGGGCTTTTTCCTATATCCCTTTTGCCGAAAAATATTATAAGAATGATCCTGAAGCAAAACGCCGTTTATTAGTTAGACATTCTATGTTTTATAATACTGAACCACAAACCGGTCAAATTATTAACGGTATTGTTGCGTCAATGGAAGAAGAGATTGCTTTAGGCAAAAATGTTCCAGAAGAACTACCTGTAAATATTAAAGCGACACTAATGGGCCCTTTAGCTGGAATTGGAGATTCATTGATTCAAGGTATTATTGTGCCAATTTTGTTATCAATTGCTATGGGAATGGCAGCAGGAGGTAATGCTATAGGCCCTATTTTCTATATTTTATCTTATGGTATTTTAGGCCCTTTAATTTCCTATCTTAGCTTCCATTACGGTTATAAATTAGGCGTTAATGCAATTGATAATATTATTGGTGATAACGTCAAACGGATCACCGACGCATTTAACATACTTGGAATTATGGTGGTTGGTGGTTTAGCTGCCGGTAATATTGTACTTAATTCAGTATTGGAAATTCCGATGGGAGAAAGCATGCGATCATTACAAAGTGTACTTGATGGCATCTTTCCAAAAATACTGCCATTATCCATGGTGTTATTAGCATGGTGGTTAGTATCAGCTAAACAGATGTCTGCAACCAAAGTTATTTTAATTTTGACTGCAATCGCAGCAGTTGGTGTAGTACTTGGCGTATTTTAAAATAATTAATTAACAACATTTGTTTTATTGAACAATTTAATAATCCCCATAATATTTTGTAATACTATGGGGATTTATTTAATTGGATTATTAATTTTAAAATACTAATTAATATTTTAGATAAAGTTTTCAAATAAATTGATCGATGAAAAAATATAGCCATCAAAATCAATAGATGTTTTATCAGATAAATTCATTAAAATATTTTTTTCGTTTTCAATATGTTGCCACATGGCTTTATAAGCCCCAACACTGTCACGACGACATA
This window contains:
- a CDS encoding PTS system mannose/fructose/sorbose family transporter subunit IID, whose product is MDKLIEEQRLTKRELRQIWYRWGFTHLSSMSYEKLQAHAWAFSYIPFAEKYYKNDPEAKRRLLVRHSMFYNTEPQTGQIINGIVASMEEEIALGKNVPEELPVNIKATLMGPLAGIGDSLIQGIIVPILLSIAMGMAAGGNAIGPIFYILSYGILGPLISYLSFHYGYKLGVNAIDNIIGDNVKRITDAFNILGIMVVGGLAAGNIVLNSVLEIPMGESMRSLQSVLDGIFPKILPLSMVLLAWWLVSAKQMSATKVILILTAIAAVGVVLGVF
- a CDS encoding PTS mannose/fructose/sorbose/N-acetylgalactosamine transporter subunit IIC; the protein is METTLFIPALLTGIFCYLGAIESPWLFGMSGGFYIVGRPLVAGLLVGLAFGDVQAGVLCGLAVQAVFIANLSTGGATNSEITYAAYGGIGLALATTKDPAVAVTLSVLLGQTFGLIFYNTRMALYSFWNNKAQHAAETNNTRGIVLNHLFYPQVTTFLLRAVPVFLAIYFGSGLVEWLLANVPEVITKIISVLGGVLPALGIAMLMNIVIKSKIQLIFFFAGFVLLAFAGLSMIALVFISALVAYLYFIASNKSATTPIKETNSPNSDVFEDDDLF
- the manA gene encoding mannose-6-phosphate isomerase, class I, which produces MNQTIWKLDNTIKHYDWGSIDGITNLFAIPNPTSEPMAEIWMGMHPLGCSLAIDEKLGKIRLDKLIKDNPQQILGNKTFQHFGSLPFLFKILSANKALSIQVHPTLENAKIGFAKENQLDIASDAPNRNYKDPNHKPELIYALTPFKAMRSFRAIDEIIMLFEKIALSDLTIPISQLKNNRHPDQLKHFFEYLLTLPTQTKTALIKQLLMKISTFNDEPYLTIKTLAKDYPDDIGLFMPLLLNVIELKPGQAMFLSAKTPHAYLSGTGLEVMANSDNVLRAGLTHKYIDSLELINNTNFESMALDQLLTKPVIKDNKIDFPVPVDDFKFEIIKSDQNLHCEKVDSAQIVLCLDGEITLSTESQSLTLHKGESALIAYQTDVYHYQGLGVLAKAFD
- a CDS encoding PTS sugar transporter subunit IIA, coding for MKIVVTSHGELCEGILSSYQMIAGDISQFISVKLDDKGISDFSSRLTTVLDEQTMKNEVVIVLSDIMGGTPYNETFRYMLANPNKVYLMAGLNLSMLIQAATIINEPNIDEAINSILEAGQASISIAPITENSSEDLDF
- the deoC gene encoding deoxyribose-phosphate aldolase — its product is MKNYSLRDLSRLIDHTNLKPDATTAMMKKLCQEAIDYHFKMVAINQVQSKLCAELLKDTDVDIGAAIAFPLGQTTIESKCFETKNAIEIGATEIDYVINISELKAGNLNYIEREMSEIVKICRQYNVTSKVIFENCYLTDEEKIALCQIAVKVKPDFIKTSTGFGPSGATLEDVKLMKQHVGDVVKVKAAGGIRNADTFKKMIAVGAERIGTSAGIAIIEEIKKDLQTTQAQTIKI
- a CDS encoding PTS system mannose/fructose/N-acetylgalactosamine-transporter subunit IIB — protein: MAITLTRVDDRVIHGQIMTRWTKVRPVDGILVVGDNIASDELRKRVLKAAAGTLKIGIYTVEQGVEKIKQGTESNKNFFLISDSPQTFEKLLKAGAKLPSTLNIGCMNTRAGAKVLGRTVAIDENDYKAFDYIESQGIKIEFQLLPDDEAKNWNVMKKKYDTL
- a CDS encoding GntR family transcriptional regulator, with the protein product MDSNNKIPRHLFIQQDLLKKIKSGEYAEGQLIPKESELTDIYQVSRPTVRQAIQFLVNDGYLERRKRRGTIVKQQKINQEFTHIIESYDSEMNRKGLHPKTKVLTFKLDKATGDIAKHLDINEFEAVYKLVRLRYAENKPIVLVTTYLPVKALPNFLDNDFKQEKLYSVLEKMNFPILQIRRKLDVLKADETTSDLLDIEEGDPIFYFHSIGYSHDRTPIEYSISKYRGDINSFIFELNHSS